AGGGAACTTAGGAGTGGCTGTAAGAAAATTgggagaggaaaatataggcGGGGAGGATGGTATCTTCCCTGGTCTGACCCCCCAACCCATATAACACACAGCGCATCTAGCAATGTCAGCTCTGGGAGTGTTTTGGCACTTGTCTTtgttccagtcttgtttttgtcacCACCCCGCTCCGCTGTGGCCCGGTGTTCTTGTCTGAAGGCTGCATGGTTTCTGTCAGCAGACAGACACTAGCTTCCCTTGTGGGCACATGCCTCTTAGCCGGTTCCCCTCCCCTCTACACCACCTCCTCTGCTAATgagcccctcccacctgcccctcAGGCCTcccagggtggggagggtgcCTGGGCCACCCCCGAGGAGCCAACGGTCGACTACAGCTACTACCAACAGGATGAGGGCTATGGCGGCAGCCAGGGCACAGAGTCCTCTCTCTATGCCCATGGCTACCTCAAGGGCGCAAAGGGCCCTGGCATCACCGGAACCAAAGGGGACCCAGCTGGAGCAGGTGAGCCTCAGCGTCTCCCCCAAACCCACGGTGGGGACTGGCAGGCCTAGGGTCCTGGGTCCTGCCATTCACATTCTCTCTTCTCtgttgcccttcccaggtcccgaGACCTCCCTGGAGCCTGGGGTGGACTCTGTGTCCCTACAGGCTTTCTCCCGTGCCCAGCCTGGTGCCACTCCTGGTGTCTACCAGCAGTCAGCAGCTGAAGCAAGCGGGAGCCAGGGCGCTGCCAACAGCCAGGTGAGGGAAATCAAGGGGGAAGGGTCCTTGGGGGGCTCCTGGGTGACATGGGGTCACTGGCAGACACTGAGCCTTGTTCCCTGTTCTTGCCCCCGTGACCAGTCATACACCATCATATCACCTGCTGTGCTCAAGTCAGAGCTCCAGAGTCCCTCCCATCCCAGCTCTACCCTGCCACCGGCCACGAGTCCCTCTGCCCAGGAGTCCTACAGCCAGTACCGTGAGTAGCCACAGCCTGCAGCGAGGGGCAGGGGGCTCCTTCACAAAGCAGCGAGGTGTGTGACACCCCTCCCACACACTTGTCACTCCCCAGCTGTTCCTGACGTCTCCACCTACCAGTACGATGAGACATCTGGTTACTACTACGACCCCCAGACTGGCCTCTACTATGATCCCAACTCTCAGGTGATGGGGCGGCCCggaaggggagggggtggtgTCTGCTCCGCGGCATCTCAGTCCTCCCTCACGTCCCTTCTCCCGTCACCCCAGTACTACTACAATGCCCAGAGCCAGCAGTACCTGTACTGGGATGGGGAGAGGCGGACCTACGTCCCTGCCCTGGAGCAGTCAGCTGACGGGCATAAGGAGACAGGAGCGCCCTCCAAGGAGggcaaagagaagaaggaaaagcacAAGACTAAGACGGCCCAACAGGTGAACACTGGGAGCCCAGCAGTCACTGTCCGTTAGGTGTCTTCTGGGCAGTATCTGTGCTTGAGAGAGACCCGGCTCCTGGTCCAGCTCTGCTCTgcactgtgtgatcttgagccaGGGCCGTCTCCTCGGTACACAGTCAGGCTGCCCACCTTCCTGAGGTGGCCACTGCCGTCCAAGTGCAGCCTATCCACTATCCTGTCCCCTGGTGGGAACCTTTGTGCTGTTGGTGACAGTGTGGGCTGGTCTGGGCACACCTGAAGCCAGGCTAACCCTTCCTAGGGAAACAGATGCACAAGTCTGCTCCTGTGGGCCCAGAACCCCACCTGATGGCGTGTATTCATCTGTCTGTGTATACACATGCCAGAGAACTTCTTCCAGGCCCATCGGGGGGTGGGCAGGAAAACAGCCATTGCAGTGTTCTGTGGTGGTGGGCAGTTGGAGGGAACCTCCATGTCTTCTCTGAGGAGGAAGAGTGTGACAGTCTGGGTGCAACACTTAGAAGCAAGAACTTCGTGTTCCCTTGATAGCCTGGTAAATTCTAAAACTGATGGTGTGCCTGGGTAGGGATTGGGCATCAATACGAAATGTGGCGTAGAATCACACCTGTTAATTAAAATTGTATGCCAAGCAAGCCATTCTATGCATTTCAGAATGATGAAAACTCACAGCGACCCTAATAGCATGGACATCTATGAGGAGAATAGGGACACAGCAAGGGAGGGGCTTGCTGAGGAGCACTAATGACAGGATGACAGAGAAATGGGGACTTTAACctctgcctctctgtccttcCACTTGAGGCTGCAGGGCAGGAAGGGGCGGGCTGCTACAAGGGCAGTGGTTGGAGTTGGTGACCCCAGCAGTTGGTAGATTCCTAGGAgcctcaccccaccaccaccctcatCCCTAGATTGCGAAGGACATGGAACGCTGGGCCCGCAGCctcaacaaacaaaaagaaaacttcaaaaacAGCTTCCAGCCCATCAGCAACTTGCGAGATGATGAAAGGCGGGAGTCAGCCACCGCCGATGCAGGCTACGCCATCCTCGAGAAGAAGGTGTGTTGTGGCCATCCATCTGTGCTCTGTCCCCAGGCTTGTCATCCCTTTGGTCCTTCTGTGGAGTCCCTGAATTTCCCTGTCCCTCCACCCCTGgtgcttcagatggtaaagaatctgcctacaatgcaggagacatgggttccatcgctgggtcgggaagatctcctaaaggagggcatggcaatccactccagtattcttccctggagaatcccatggacagaggagcctggtgggctatagtccatggcgttgcaaagaatcggacatgacagagcaactaacacttccattttTCCACCCCAGGGAGCACTAGCTGAGAGACAGCACACCAGCATGGACCTCCCCAAACTGGCCAGCGATGACCGCCCAGTGAGTGCCTGGGGCAGAAAGAAGGGTGGGGGGTTGTGAACTAGCCAAGCCTGACCTCTTGCCTTCCCCTTTTCCAGAGCCCACCTAGGGGGCTGGTGGCAGCCTACAGTGGGGAGAGTGACAGTGAGGAGGAGCAGGAACGCGGGGGCCCAGAGCGGGAGGAGAAGCTCACCGACTGGCAGAAGCTGGCCTGTCTGCTTTGCCGGCGCCAGTTCCCCAGCAAGGAGGCGCTCATCCGGCACCAGCAGCTCTCCGGGCTCCACAAGGTGactgagggaggcctggcagggaaCCCCAGCCTGGCCTGGCCCAACCGCTTCACTCTCCTCCTGTCCTCCTTTACAGCAAAACCTTGAGATTCACCGGCGAGCCCACCTGTCAGAAAACGAGCTGGAGGCACTTGAGAAGAATGACATGGAGGTGAGGTGTGACCCACTCCCCGGCTCCATCCGTCGGTCCCTTGCCAAGCACCCCGTCTGTCATGCAGGCAACTGGTGCGGGCAAGTTCCTCAGCTAGACACAGCCTGGCTGCCATCAGCCACCTCACATCTGTCCTCATGCACGAGCTTCTTCCCAACTACCCCGTGTTGGCAGGAGGCTGGTAGCTGCAGGACCTCAGACCTGTTGGCCAGATCTGATTCCCTGTGGGCCCCCCGACCCCAGCTGTGCCCATGTTTCCTGCAAAGAGCTGTCAGCCTGTTCATTCTCACACATATACACTGTTTCAGCAAATGAAGTACCGGGACCGCGCAGCTGAACGCAGAGAGAAGTACGGCATCCCTGAGCCACCGGAGCCCAAGAGGAGAAAGTACAGCAGCATGTCTGCGGCCTCCGTGTGAGTGTCCAGGGCCAGGTGAGGGGCGTGGGGCCAGCAGGTCTGCCGCTCACACTGTGCCCCTGTCCCCTGCAGGGACTTTGAGCAGCCCACGCGGGATGGGCTGGGCAGTGACAATATTGGCAGTCGCATGCTCCAAGCCATGGGCTGGAAAGAGGGCAGTGGCCTGGGCCGCAAGAAGCAGGGCATTGTGACTCCCATTGAGGTGAGCCTGCTGGGATCCCTTGCCCATCCTCCAGTGCTCTCCACTGTAGCCTTGACTGACTAACAGAGTCTGCCTCCTTCACACAGGCCCAGACACGGGTGCGGGGCTCTGGCTTGGGTGCCCGAGGCAGCTCCTATGGGGTCACGTCAACTGAGTCCTACAAGGAGACGCTGCACAAGACAATGGTGACCCGCTTCAACGAGGCCCAGTGAACAGCTGCAAGATCTACTTATACTTGCATCAGGTGTCCAGCGTGGGGCGGGGGAAAATGAAATATTGGGTGGTTAAAGCGAAGCCTTGCACCTGTCTACCAGCCCTACTCCCCAGCCAGAGAAGCTGTGACCAAGTCAAACTTTGAGTTGCAGACTTTTATTGGAAAACTGGGCTGGAATCACCCTTGTTTTTGTAATAAAAGCTGAAAAGTCCGCAGCTTGTGTCTCTTTCTCATGTCCCAGAGTGGTCTGTGGCCCATGCAGACATGGGGACATAAACACAGATAGACAAGGCTTTGTCAGGCTGAGGTGGTTGGCAGTGGTGgcattcacagtgattttcatGGTGGCTCCCAGCTTGGTGAGGGTTGGTAGCAAGACATGGTGTTCTGGCTTGTGCCCCAACATGCAAGATCCTGGTCACAGCGCCTCACCATTTCGGGTCCAGCAGGCTAGACTGTACCAGGAAGTCAAGCACCACCAGGGTACTGTTGGGCTTGTCCCTCCAGATCAGAAATAGGACGAGgaacccccaccccctggcctCGCCACCCCACAGCTACACTTGCTGTACAGTCACGAGGCTAAACTGTACTTGGCCCTCTGTCTGGGGACCATGCTTGAGGGCATTTCTAAGTGAATGATGATGGGCACTCTGGCCCCAGTGGGCCCTGTGCTCTCAACGAGCTGATGACCCCAGAGGCATGGAGATAGAGAAGTCAACCTGCCAAACCCAGGTCCCAGGGATGCCCCACCATTTGGGCCCTCCCACATCCCAGTCTTCTCCATGGCTTTTACCACAGTGCCCTACTGCTCCGGTCATGCTAACCATTCTACACCCTGTGGTTCACAAATACATGTGTGTGCTCTCAGCACAGGTCTGAATACAACAGAACACAAAGCTGGGCCTGCCCTCTCTGGGCTTTAGGGGGCTGGGCTGTGCAACAGGGCCAGGAACCGCCCCTCCCCCAAACATACAAGCTTATGAGACAGGAAGGGAGGTGGTGTAGGAAGAACAATTGGCTCAAAGCCCCTCCCCCACTTAATAGTCTGCATTGAGAGATCAACCTACACCAGTGGCAGGGACAGGTGAGAAAGATGGGGACACCTAGAAGTGGGATGGTGctggtctggggtgggggtgttggcccagtgggaaagggagaggaaatagGAACAGAAAGAGGCCACCTGAAAGGGTGGCTTTCAGTCTGGAGACACCCCCATGTTCCCTTCCCTGTTGCAGTTCCCTAGAGTATAGCCCCCAGGAATCCCATGTCAAGGAAGCCTCATACATGGCTGGCAATAGTCagtggtacagccactctggaataTGGCTGTTTCATAAAAAGGTACACATAAGGTTACCCTGTAAACAAGAAATTCCATTCTTAGATGTTTATCCCAAATAAATGCAAACATGTCAACAAAAGGACTTGTTACATGTATTCACAGCAGCTGTGTTCAGAATAACCACAAAATGGGAACAACCCAAACATCCAGCAAGAGGGAAAtggataaattgtggtatattcatataaCAGAACACAAACTGGCAATAAAAAGTGACAAAATCACTGATACAAAAATCAACACAAATGAACTACAAACATGTTGagtaaaaaaagatacaaaagaagTACATTGTTTACTGTTCTGTTTGTATCGAGTTCTCAGCACATTTGTGGTGATAGATTTTCTGGACTTAATGGAAAGAGTTGCAAAGCAGCTttctagaaaaatgaaatgttCTGTATTTGACTGGGGTGCTGgtcatatgtgtgtataactaTGTATACATTCAATAAGCTATATAATTAAAATCTGGGCATTTTGTCATATAAATTATACAAGAAGTTGGAAAAAGACCACCAGAGCAAACCTCAGGAACAGGAAAGGAaataatagagcagaaatagatgaagtAGGGAGGGAAACAACAAGTTAATAAAATCAAGAGTGGAATctttgaaacaaaaattaagaggaaaagcAGACCTCTGGCAAGACTgatcaatttaaaaagaagcaaacaaaccaaatacaaaatacaaaccaGAGGGGGGAATTCACTACAGATGCAACAGAGAAAGTGTATCTGAAAATATAGATGAAATGAATATATTAGTAGAGGGATATAAAATGCCCAAACTTCTGTGAAGAAACAGATTACTCGAATAGAGCAAAGTAGTAAATAAGTTGAAATCTTCCCTCTCCTCACCAAAATAAGAACCCAGATGGTTTTTATAGGTACACTCTACCAAACTCCCAAGGAACAGTTAATCACTATCTCATACAAAGTTGTTCTagatataagaaaaaagaatgaaatctgtcTATTTTATGAGACTGGTGTCATCTTGATCCCCAAAACAGATGAGATAATACAAGAAAACATTTCAAGCCACTTGAAcctatagatgtaaaaatccttaataaaatccTAGCTAAAAGAGTCCAATAGTATATTTAGCAAATATGTTTTAATCAAATACTTTATCTCAGGAATGCAAAATTGGGTCaacaatagaatatatatatatatatatatatatatatatatatatatatatatatatatagcactaCATAAACAGACTAAAACAGCAACCACAGAAATAGCGTTTGATACAGTTCAAGAATCCATAAATCCATATACAGAAATTAAAGATAAATGGAGAAGAGAAATATCTCCTTTACAGTAGAATGTCAACTAACAATCAGTACAGTAATGATGTTCAGCTGTGATTAAATCTCTGGGTGCTAAAGCCAGTGGTTACACTTTGACATAAACAGGATATTTACATAGTTCCAAAGTTTCAAGGCAGAAAATGGTATCTCTACAGTAGAGAAACTTGACAGATACCATCTTaatgaagggggaaaagtgaaattcagttcagtcgctcagtcgtgtccaactctgcaactccatggactgcagcataccaggcttccctgtccatcaccaactcctggagcttgctcaaattcatgtccatccagtcggtgatgccatccaaccatctcatcctctgtcattcccttctcctcctgccttcaatctttcccagcatcagggtcttttccaatgagtcatttcttcacatcaggtggccaaagtattggagtttcagcttcagcatcagtccttccaatgaatatttagaactgatttcctttaggattgactggcttaatctccttgcagtccaagggatgctcaagagtcttctccaacaccacagttcaaaagcatctgttcctcagcactcagcttactttatggtccaactctcacatccatacatgattcctggaaaaaccatagctttgactatatggacctttgctggtaaagtaatgtctctgctttttaatatgctgtctaggtttctcacagcttttcttccaaggagcaagtgtcttaatttcatgactgcagtcaccgtctacaatgattttggcgcccaagaaaataaaatttgtcactgtttccactgtttctccatctgtttgccatgaagtgatgggaccggatgccatgacctttgtttttagaatgttgagttttaagccagctttttcagtctcctctttcactttcatcaagaggctctttagttcttttttgttttctgccataagggtggtgtcatctgcatatctgagattattgatatttctggcaatcttgattccagcttgtgcttcatccaggccggCACTTCACattgatgtaccctgcatataagttaaataaacagggtgacaatatacagccctgttgtactcctttcccaattttaaaccagtccattgtcccatgtccagtatgttgcttcttgacctgcatacagatttctcaggaggcaggtaaagtggtctggtattcccattctttaagaattttccacagtttgttatgatccatgcagtcagactttggcgtagtcaataaagcagtattaAAATCCTGAGCCAATAGGATGAAAGGAGGAGACAGCTTCGCTTCTGTGATACTCCTAGACAATATGCAGAACCTGAATCTAACCACAGGAAATGTCAGAGGAAGTCCAACTAAGGGACAGTCTACAAAACTCCTGGCTTATAATCTTCAAAAGTGTCAGTGTCATGAAGGTCAAGGAAAGACTGAAGAACTGTTCCAGACTGAAGGAGATATCCCATTTGAATTTTCAAATGTCGCCTCCTGGCTACCCCATTTAAGGTTCCAAACTCTGCCCTGTCAATATTTCCTATGCCCtattctttgtattctttttctccATAACATTTCTCAATTTCTAATATACTATATGTTTTTTCCTACATTATTTGTTTCCTTCACTAGAATGAAAGCTTTCATGAGGAAAGGGACTTTGGTCTGTCTTGCTCACCACTGTGCCTGTAATGCCTTGAACAGGGCTTGGCACATACTAGACCTTGGAAGCACGAATAAATATACACACCACAACTGTTCAAATCTCTCTCATCCTCAAGACTCCATTTTTCAAGAGGCTAATATATAGAGAGTCCCAAAAAATCCATAAGAAGTACAACAACCCCATAGAAAATGGATAAAGGATTCAAACAGAAAACTCtcagaaaaatgacaaataccTTTAAAtctatgaaaagatgcccaagtTCATGCCTAGTAAGAGAAACGCATATTATAATTACACCAGATTGGCAAACATCCAAAGGTTTGACGATCTTGTCAGTGAAGCAATAAACCAGCTGCACTATCATACGTGGCTGTGGGCAATGTGAATGATACACCGCTCACCcccacttctctctctccctgctttCTTACTTCCACAGGCTTTTGTTGAAGCTGTTCCCTCTGACTATAGTGCCCTTCCCTCTCACTTGGGAAAGGCCAAATCCTGTCTCAATTACTCCTACTGATCCACTTGAAGGCAGTCAATTCCTCAGAGAAGTTGGCCACACCCATGGCTTCAGTTGCCACCTCTGATGGCCCCCAAATCCAACCCCTGCAACTCAGATCTAGTCCCCAAAGTTTTCACTCAACTGACATATACCAGACCTTGGATATCTAACAGGCACTGAAAATGTAACACATTTGAAAACCAACTCCTGATTTTGCCCCATGACTGCTCCTAATGGAGTATTTCCCCTGACAGTTAAGGACAACACCATCCTTCCAACAGCTAAGGCTAAAAACCCAGGGGTCAGccagggctcctctctagttttcATGCCCTGTATCTGATTTCTCAGCAAACCCTGGTGTCTTTACcttcaaaataaattgaaaaatctaatccccacccccacatcccCCTTGACCTGACACTCTCTCATCTCTTCCTGGACTCTAGTAGCTTTCTCGCTGGCttttctgcttcctctctctgccccccccccccaacagtTTTTTCTCCTTCCACACAGAGCAGCCAGATTgtttattctaaaatataattcatataatGCAACTTCCCTATGTGGAATCCTTTTATGGCTCCCCACGGGTCTTAGAATAAAAACCTAACCAAACATACAGCCTGGTGTACAAGGCTTTGCTTGAGATGGCCTTGGATCTCATCTCCCAGGGCTCTCCCTTCCTCACTCTTCTCCAGCTACACACATTCCAAGAATTTCCAACCTCAAGGCTTTGCACCTGACATTCCCTCTATCTGATGCTTCCCCCCATGTTAAATATACGTGGTTTGCTTCCTCACTTTTCACAGGCCACCTCCTCAGAGGGTTATTCCCTGACTACTCTACATGGGGCATCAGAGAAGATCTCTCAGAGAGAGGCAAATGATAGAAGGAAAAGATGTGATGGAAAAGTGCTCTTGACCATTGCAAGGGGggtaggagatcaaaccagtcaatcctaaaggaaatcagtcctgaatattcattggaaggactgatgctgaagctgaagctccaatactttggcaacctgatgtgaaaaactcactcattgaaaaagaccctgatgctgagaaagattgaaggcagaaggagaaggggatgacagaggacaagatggttggatggcaccaccaactcaatgaatatgtatttgagcaagccccgggagatggagaaggacagggaaggttggcatgctgtagtccatggggtcacagagaatcagacatgactgagtgactgaactgaactgagtctcctAACTGTGTTCTTTGCTATGTTCCCGGAGCCCTGCACTTAGTAGGCACTCAAGGAATCTTTTTCAGATGAGCAAATTTGGAGGATTTGAGGACAGGATATGTGATACAGAATTTGGGATAAGGCGATAACGGCATTTTGTGTTAATTACCTTGGCTGGAGCAACACCTTCTCTGGAGGGCCTTCTGTAACCAGACTACCTAAAAATGCAACCTTCCCCCACAGATTTCCCcttgtgcatgctgagtcacttaagccatgtcagactctttgaggccccatggactgtagcccgccaggctcctctgcccatggaattctccaggcaagaatactggagtgggttgccatttcctactccaaggaatcttctagacccagggatcaaacctgtgtctcttatgtctaccttcattggtaggtgggttcttaacccctagcgacacctgggaagcctaatttCCCCTTATCTTGTTCTATTTTTCTCTGTAGTTATCACATGTACACAACACATATTTACATGTCTATTTAATTGTATATTCACATATGAATATAGACTAtacatagtgtgtatatatttattatatatgtagggttttttttttggcaacactGCTCtcttgtaggatcttagctgACCCATCAGTGATTGCCCTGAGCCTtgggcagtgagagcacagagtcctaactgtcagggaattccctacagaTGTAAATTATTTACATATTGATACTAGTTATCATGAAACATTTACAAATATTGATACATTTTATTAgataaaatttttacatttatggGCTGTCTCTCTAGTCTGT
This portion of the Capra hircus breed San Clemente chromosome X unlocalized genomic scaffold, ASM170441v1, whole genome shotgun sequence genome encodes:
- the RBM10 gene encoding RNA-binding protein 10 isoform X8, which codes for MEYERRGGRGDRTGRYGATDRSQDDSGENRSRDHDYRDMDYRSYPREYGSQEGKHDYDDSSEEQSAEDSYEASPGSETQRRRRRRHRHSPTGPPGFPRDGDYRDQDYRTEQGEEEEEEEEEEEEEEEKASNIVMLRMLPQAATEDDIRGQLQSHGIQAREVRLMRNKSSGQSRGFAFVEFSHLQDATRWMEANQHSLNILGQKVSMHYSDPKPKINEDWLCNKCGVQNFKRREKCFKCGVPKSEAEQKLPLGARLDQQTLPLGGRELSQGLLPLPQPYQAQGVLASQALSQGSEPSSENANDTIILRNLNPHSTMDSILGALAPYAVLSSSNVRVIKDKQTQLNRGFAFIQLSTIEAAQLLQILQALHPPLTIDGKTINVEFAKGSKRDMASNEGSRINAASVASTAIAAAQWAISQASQGGEGAWATPEEPTVDYSYYQQDEGYGGSQGTESSLYAHGYLKGAKGPGITGTKGDPAGAGPETSLEPGVDSVSLQAFSRAQPGATPGVYQQSAAEASGSQGAANSQSYTIISPAVLKSELQSPSHPSSTLPPATSPSAQESYSQYPVPDVSTYQYDETSGYYYDPQTGLYYDPNSQYYYNAQSQQYLYWDGERRTYVPALEQSADGHKETGAPSKEGKEKKEKHKTKTAQQIAKDMERWARSLNKQKENFKNSFQPISNLRDDERRESATADAGYAILEKKGALAERQHTSMDLPKLASDDRPSPPRGLVAAYSGESDSEEEQERGGPEREEKLTDWQKLACLLCRRQFPSKEALIRHQQLSGLHKQNLEIHRRAHLSENELEALEKNDMEQMKYRDRAAERREKYGIPEPPEPKRRKYSSMSAASVDFEQPTRDGLGSDNIGSRMLQAMGWKEGSGLGRKKQGIVTPIEAQTRVRGSGLGARGSSYGVTSTESYKETLHKTMVTRFNEAQ
- the RBM10 gene encoding RNA-binding protein 10 isoform X3, which codes for MSGSPPLTARAQKVRVDAGRGGGESLQEASPRLADHGGSTGGGWEVKRSQRLRRGPSSPRRPCQDMEYERRGGRGDRTGRYGATDRSQDDSGENRSRDHDYRDMDYRSYPREYGSQEGKHDYDDSSEEQSAEDSYEASPGSETQRRRRRRHRHSPTGPPGFPRDGDYRDQDYRTEQGEEEEEEEEEEEEEEEKASNIVMLRMLPQAATEDDIRGQLQSHGIQAREVRLMRNKSSGQSRGFAFVEFSHLQDATRWMEANQHSLNILGQKVSMHYSDPKPKINEDWLCNKCGVQNFKRREKCFKCGVPKSAEAEQKLPLGARLDQQTLPLGGRELSQGLLPLPQPYQAQGVLASQALSQGSEPSSENANDTIILRNLNPHSTMDSILGALAPYAVLSSSNVRVIKDKQTQLNRGFAFIQLSTIEAAQLLQILQALHPPLTIDGKTINVEFAKGSKRDMASNEGSRINAASVASTAIAAAQWAISQASQGGEGAWATPEEPTVDYSYYQQDEGYGGSQGTESSLYAHGYLKGAKGPGITGTKGDPAGAGPETSLEPGVDSVSLQAFSRAQPGATPGVYQQSAAEASGSQGAANSQSYTIISPAVLKSELQSPSHPSSTLPPATSPSAQESYSQYPVPDVSTYQYDETSGYYYDPQTGLYYDPNSQYYYNAQSQQYLYWDGERRTYVPALEQSADGHKETGAPSKEGKEKKEKHKTKTAQQIAKDMERWARSLNKQKENFKNSFQPISNLRDDERRESATADAGYAILEKKGALAERQHTSMDLPKLASDDRPSPPRGLVAAYSGESDSEEEQERGGPEREEKLTDWQKLACLLCRRQFPSKEALIRHQQLSGLHKQNLEIHRRAHLSENELEALEKNDMEQMKYRDRAAERREKYGIPEPPEPKRRKYSSMSAASVDFEQPTRDGLGSDNIGSRMLQAMGWKEGSGLGRKKQGIVTPIEAQTRVRGSGLGARGSSYGVTSTESYKETLHKTMVTRFNEAQ
- the RBM10 gene encoding RNA-binding protein 10 isoform X4, which gives rise to MSGSPPLTARAQKVRVDAGRGGGESLQEASPRLADHGGSTGGGWEVKRSQRLRRGPSSPRRPCQDMEYERRGGRGDRTGRYGATDRSQDDSGENRSRDHDYRDMDYRSYPREYGSQEGKHDYDDSSEEQSAEDSYEASPGSETQRRRRRRHRHSPTGPPGFPRDGDYRDQDYRTEQGEEEEEEEEEEEEEEEKASNIVMLRMLPQAATEDDIRGQLQSHGIQAREVRLMRNKSSGQSRGFAFVEFSHLQDATRWMEANQHSLNILGQKVSMHYSDPKPKINEDWLCNKCGVQNFKRREKCFKCGVPKSEAEQKLPLGARLDQQTLPLGGRELSQGLLPLPQPYQAQGVLASQALSQGSEPSSENANDTIILRNLNPHSTMDSILGALAPYAVLSSSNVRVIKDKQTQLNRGFAFIQLSTIEAAQLLQILQALHPPLTIDGKTINVEFAKGSKRDMASNEGSRINAASVASTAIAAAQWAISQASQGGEGAWATPEEPTVDYSYYQQDEGYGGSQGTESSLYAHGYLKGAKGPGITGTKGDPAGAGPETSLEPGVDSVSLQAFSRAQPGATPGVYQQSAAEASGSQGAANSQSYTIISPAVLKSELQSPSHPSSTLPPATSPSAQESYSQYPVPDVSTYQYDETSGYYYDPQTGLYYDPNSQYYYNAQSQQYLYWDGERRTYVPALEQSADGHKETGAPSKEGKEKKEKHKTKTAQQIAKDMERWARSLNKQKENFKNSFQPISNLRDDERRESATADAGYAILEKKGALAERQHTSMDLPKLASDDRPSPPRGLVAAYSGESDSEEEQERGGPEREEKLTDWQKLACLLCRRQFPSKEALIRHQQLSGLHKQNLEIHRRAHLSENELEALEKNDMEQMKYRDRAAERREKYGIPEPPEPKRRKYSSMSAASVDFEQPTRDGLGSDNIGSRMLQAMGWKEGSGLGRKKQGIVTPIEAQTRVRGSGLGARGSSYGVTSTESYKETLHKTMVTRFNEAQ
- the RBM10 gene encoding RNA-binding protein 10 isoform X7, with the translated sequence MEYERRGGRGDRTGRYGATDRSQDDSGENRSRDHDYRDMDYRSYPREYGSQEGKHDYDDSSEEQSAEDSYEASPGSETQRRRRRRHRHSPTGPPGFPRDGDYRDQDYRTEQGEEEEEEEEEEEEEEEKASNIVMLRMLPQAATEDDIRGQLQSHGIQAREVRLMRNKSSGQSRGFAFVEFSHLQDATRWMEANQHSLNILGQKVSMHYSDPKPKINEDWLCNKCGVQNFKRREKCFKCGVPKSEAEQKLPLGARLDQQTLPLGGRELSQGLLPLPQPYQAQGVLASQALSQGSEPSSENANDTIILRNLNPHSTMDSILGALAPYAVLSSSNVRVIKDKQTQLNRGFAFIQLSTIVEAAQLLQILQALHPPLTIDGKTINVEFAKGSKRDMASNEGSRINAASVASTAIAAAQWAISQASQGGEGAWATPEEPTVDYSYYQQDEGYGGSQGTESSLYAHGYLKGAKGPGITGTKGDPAGAGPETSLEPGVDSVSLQAFSRAQPGATPGVYQQSAAEASGSQGAANSQSYTIISPAVLKSELQSPSHPSSTLPPATSPSAQESYSQYPVPDVSTYQYDETSGYYYDPQTGLYYDPNSQYYYNAQSQQYLYWDGERRTYVPALEQSADGHKETGAPSKEGKEKKEKHKTKTAQQIAKDMERWARSLNKQKENFKNSFQPISNLRDDERRESATADAGYAILEKKGALAERQHTSMDLPKLASDDRPSPPRGLVAAYSGESDSEEEQERGGPEREEKLTDWQKLACLLCRRQFPSKEALIRHQQLSGLHKQNLEIHRRAHLSENELEALEKNDMEQMKYRDRAAERREKYGIPEPPEPKRRKYSSMSAASVDFEQPTRDGLGSDNIGSRMLQAMGWKEGSGLGRKKQGIVTPIEAQTRVRGSGLGARGSSYGVTSTESYKETLHKTMVTRFNEAQ